aaggagaaatgggaTTTGGCGTTCCAGGCCGCCCAGGTAACAGGGGTCTTCCAGGCCCACAGGGACCCCAAGGcctccctggccctgctgggaTAGGGAAGCCTGGAGAAAATGGTCTTCCAGGTCAGCCAGGTATGAAAGGTGACAGAGGTCTACCAGGGGCTCGTGGAGCAGCTGGCATTCCAGGCCCCCAGGGTCCACCGGGAGAGCCTGGAGAAGTCGGCATCGGCAAGCCAGGGCCAATGGGACCACCAGGACCAGCAGGCATTCCCGGAGCGAAAGGATTCCCTGGACCTGCAGGCTTGCCTGGATCCCCAGGTCTTCCAGGATTTGGAAAGCCAGGATTGCCAGGGATGAAGGGACACAGAGGACCTGAAGGACCTCCTGGCTTTCCAGGACCTAAAGGAGACCAAGGCCCAGCTGGTGTGCCAGGAGAACCAGGTCCTGCTGGGCCACCAGGAAATATGGGCCCTCAAGGACTCAAAGGCTTGCCTGGTGAGAATGGCCTACCTGGACCCAAAGGTGACATGGGCCCTGCAGGCCCTGCAGGATTCCCAGGAGCCAAGGGTGAAAGAGGTCTACCAGGATTAGATGGAAAACCAGGACACCCAGGCGAACAGGGTCTTGCTGGTCCTAAGGGACATCCAGGTCTCCCCGGTCAAAAAGGAGACACTGGCCATGCTGGCCTACCTGGCTTGCCTGGTCCAATTGGCCCACAAGGAGTTAAGGGAGTGCCAGGTATCAATGGTGAACCAGGCCCAAGAGGACCTTCGGGAATACCTGGGATCAGAGGCCCCATCGGTCCACCTGGCATGCCAGGAGCCCCTGGTGCAAAAGGTGAGCCAGGAGCACCAGGACTGCCAGGCCCAGCAGGTATTGCTACAAAAGGCTTAAGAGGACCCATGGGACCACCTGGACCCCCAGGGCCTAAAGGCAACAGCGGAGAGCCTGGTTTGCCAGGTCCCCCAGGTCCTCCTGGTCCCCCTGGCCAAGCCATAATCCCAGAAGGCTATGTTAAAGGAGAGTCGCGAGAACTATCAGGAATGTCTTTCATGAAAGCAGGAGTAAATCAAGCTCTCACAGGAATGCCAGTGTCTGCCTTCACTGCCATTCTCTCAAAAGCCTATCCTGCAGCAACAGTCCCTATCAAATTTGACAAAATCTTGTATAATAGACAGCAACACTATGACCCCAGGACAGGAATCTTCACCTGCAGGATCCCTGGACTATACTATTTCTCCTATCACGTACATGCAAAAGGAACAAATGTTTGGGTTGCCCTCTATAAAAATGGCTCCCCAGTCATGTACACTTATGATGAATACCAGAAAGGATATCTTGACCAGGCCTCTGGCAGTGCGGTCATTGATCTCATGGAGAATGATCAAGTGTGGCTCCAGCTGCCAAATTCAGAATCCAATGGTCTCTATTCCTCTGAATAtgttcattcttctttctcGGGTTTCCTATTTGCTCAAATCTAACAACATCCCACTTACAATGTCCTGACACACTCTCCTTCAGGCCATTTTAACTGGGCACTCATCTGATATGTCCTTAGCAGGTCATGTAACTTCAATTTTGCAACAGAAGCTGAAGAGATAGTGAGAAGGTAAAGAGATTGGTTCAAAACCAGTAGAAAGATATTGTATGTTTTTAGAAATTTGTCATGGGAAATTTGTTTTGAACAATGATCAATTGTCCAACTGAATGCAACATTAAAATTTTATGAATTAATATAATACACCCGTCTATCTCTCTTCCttaaaaaagaggggaaatcaGAATTTCTAACTGTCATTTCTCATTAACAGGTAAAGTAGACATTCCAAGACTCCAGATCATACTTGGGTACACTGAATAATACCTTCAGTTAATCCAAAAGTAAACAGTTTCAGACACAATATGGTCATCATAATAACCAGTTAATACACTCTTTTACCATTAGTCTGCTATCGACTAGCTTTATCTTTAAGCTGTCAAACaagagtaaagaaaacaaaacaacaaaacaactacAGTGCATAATATGTCAGTTTTAAGTCAGCTCAGCTTTTCCTATTGGATAAAAATCAGCCTTGGAGAAAGGTAGATTTAGAAATTATAACCTGTTACTGAAGATCTAAGTCTTCCACAATAGAAAAAAGCAACCAGACTTGAAGTGTACAAATCACAGAAAGGTTAAAGTCAGGATGGACCTCTtgaggtcatctggtccaaccccactgctcaAGCTGAGACACTTACAGCAGGTTATCCAGGACCATGCCCatacagcttttgaagatctccaaagaaggagactccacagcctctctcagTAATCTGTTCCAGCGCTCCATCATTTACAGCATATTATAGTAAAGAGATGTTTCCAGATATTCACATGGAAACTCCTGCGATCCGCTTTGTGCCCACTACCTCTtctcctggcactgggcaccactaTAAAGAGCCTGGCTCTATCTTCTTCGCACCCTCCCCTCAGGTTCCCACCTCAACTTTGTTTAAGGCATGTTGTAAACTACAGTAAAAAAttagttcaatttttttttaagctcttaaTTAACATTCGGTAAAATTATGAGAATTGGAGTACAGTAAAACTACCACCAAATTCAGGGGAACGTATCTTCACAGGCATGCTGATACAAAACCAGAACAGCTTTACCATTCCTGAATTGGAGACAAACTTTGCTCTTAAGttgtttttatcttcaaatactgtatttctttaaaacacaatAATCTTGGAAATATTGGAAATACTTACATGGTAAAAGCATCTCATAATCACAGTAAATTTGTCAGGAGACACACTACTATTTGCTTACCATTCCTACATACACTCGTGTCTCTCAAACACCACATAGTATATTAGTTTGTTATGGCACAATAAAAAGTTAATGGTATAATGTAAGCTAGCTCAATATAATTAGTGCTTATAAATTATCAAGAGGCAATAGTTCAATCACAGATTTTTTCAATGACAAGTTACCATTTATATGGTTTAACTGTTATACATATCCAAAGCTTATCAACtcaaactatttatttttcactttttttttaatttttaatggatGTTTTTAATCACTTGCACTAAAAGTAAATGGCctatatttgaatttttttgtgatatcttcatttcttcatgaaAGCAAAACCTGAGGCTTGTTATATTGCGtacatttgaaaacagcagtttcttAAGTACTTGAAAATACCTTGGGATGAATAAAAACAGTGAGAGCATCTTTAGGCTGATACATCATTAGCAAAACTAAATACATTGGAAACTGTAAAGAACTTCTAAGAAAGTAACTCCACAGAATTGGTTTGCTCCTTTTATTAAGTGCTACTGGATAAGTACACCGATGGCTTTGACTATacttttaagcatttaaaaagagagagtaATATAACATTGTCTTATTTTAGCAGCCAAGTAGACTTAGGCAAGTAAGTAGGTACTACCATTATAAATATTACACATGCatatttgcatggaaataatGCAGTGTAGTAATcccataattttcttttaaactaacACTCGACATTTCAGTGAATTGTCAGTCCTCATCTATTAATTACAAGTCTCCTAAGAAACACcgataaagaaaaataaagcattccaACAATTCAACacttttattttggaaacagaaatactaTATACTAAAGCTTAAAATATGACAGTTCCTGGTCAAAGTAAGTGTTGAAAATTGCTGGAGACAACACTTGTCCTGTGATTCCAATTTGCTAGCACAAGATACTAGGCCTCAACAGTATTCTTAAAAGTATGGTTCACTTATCTTTATTATCTGCCCACTTTAAATCAGATGTTGTGTTTTAATGTCTCTGTTCTTCAAATGAGCACAAAGGAGTTCAAGTCTACAACTTGGTACCCCAGATCTGcctttttgaaagcttttcatAATTGTCCAGACattaagtcattaaaaaaaacactcaacACCAAAGAGCTAGTGATAACACTTCACACTGTGACAAGCAGAATTTATAGATTTAGCTCTGGATTCACTGTTTAGAGGGAACTTTGAAAGTGTTTAAGACtcttattaaaagaaaaggtaattcatatttttcagatgtgtgcctcaaaaaaaatctaatctgTTGAATTGCACATTATAGGAGAAGTGAAGTCTGTTGGAAAAGAATTATATCAGCAGTTAATGTCAGACTTTGGAAGTACCGGACACAATCACATAATGCAGACGACGGCCACGTAGCTCAGATAGAACAGCCAAATCGCAGCTCCCTTAAGTCTAGGAAAAACTGGgggtttctattttttttttttaaatatcttctccACATGAAGATGTGAAGACAAAACTCTGTCAAAAACCACATCTTTTTCCAGATCCATAGCATTAGAACAAAATCCCACATGagactaaaacaaaaatacaagagCCTGTAATAGtaaaaaattatcttctaaagggtctggaaaaaaaaatttgagaCAAGCCTAATTAGTTCTTAAACAGTCAGACACAATGTATCTAAATGATCACTTATGAATTTACCTGGAAATCCCAGTACAGATGTATAACAAATTTACTTGCTTATATCTTTGTCACCATTTTcacaattaagaaaaatagtaatCTCTCTTCACTGAACTACACTAACATTAGAAATCCTAATGTTACAGTCTTTTTTGACGATTCCTCCTTTTTTGATCAGAAAAGCATCTTTCCCCTTTGTTGTTTCTGAAGTTGCACATAAAAAACACAATGCAGATATCACAGACAATTATCTCCTGCCTAGACAAGAGAGTTTATCATAAACATGTGATCAAAAACCTCTCTCTGTGTGCATGTTTAGGGGACAGAATAAAGTATTTCATAAAGATCCAAAAAGCTTTCCTCCCTGAAGCAACACTTTCTATATACAAGCATACCACCTCAGAATATTGACCAATTacctaaaaaaaattacaataaaactCAAAATGCAagttattaaatttaaataacaagTTTTTAAATCTAGCACTTTCTTCATCTGCTGTATACCTTTTACACAAGGACAATTTTCTCACGTGCACTTTGAGAGCTGACAGCATATCTCACCAAGACTTTAAATGGGGAATTTATAAAGTTTTAGCTGCTATATCAAACATGATCTTCctatttccaaaatgaaatatagTCTTACAAGCTGACTGAAAACATTACAAGTGTATCATTCTCCCTATATAATCATAGATGCTACAGTTACCAGCAGTGTTTGAGAAATGAAGGGGAAAGACAATcatgcaagagaaagaaagctgtCTTTGTGAGAAGATATTATACAAAATTATGCTCTAAGAAGTTATAATAGGCAACTTTCTCCTGCAGAAACTATCAATTTTTCTATCAAAAtcacaaaatctgaaatttttaCACATTTACATAATGGAAGTTATATTTCCACATGACAGTTCCTTTAAATTGTTCTTTACAGATGTTTATAATGAGAATATAACATAAATTAAGTGAAAAAAGTAATACTAATCATgttaaagatggaaaatattccAGTAATAAAGATTGGAAAAAAGGATTCTGAGTAATTTAAGCCTATCTCAGTTAACAATCGCAGAGGGCATTCTTGCAGGTATTGTTAGGTAAAAAGATGAcctgtctgaaaataaaaatgtctgtgttcGCTGCTATCTGACATCACGTTTTTACctaatagtattttttttaatagactaCTTGAAATTTTTGGagtttggaaagcaaaattcaaataaaacaaaactacattGAACTTTCTTAGGCTTCTTCTGCAAGCTTCAGTTCTtcacttctttaaaaacaagcagcagagcaagtTGATATCCTTCACAAGCTGAGAGTCATGACGATCATGGCTATCTAAAATAGCCACCCCCAAAAAATATATAGTTGGGCCATTATCTAAGGCAATCACCATGGCTAAgacaatgaaaagcaaaatccacCAGACACCTGACTAATGATCAAAGAAATCATGCGATAAAGAGAAGGGACAAAGATAAAGGGCATACTGACAACAAACCAGAAACAAAGTGACATGCAAACAcgaatttcaaataaataaaatggtcAGTCGTTCTGCTCCATCACTGACAATGGTACTAGCAAGATGCTATTTTAACTTGGGAACTTGACGTCTCCCCAGCTGACCATTTAATAAGCTTGCTTTAGAAAATGTACTTTGACTAACTGTAAATGAGAGCTGTTTTTCTCTAAAGGGTTAAATCCTTTGCAGGGCACTGAAGGAGCAGAGTTAAGTCAAGACATCATTTGTCCTTTTTAGGCCAGGCTCTGGGCTAAGAAAGAGCATGGGGCTTCCTGGTATGTAGAAACTGGGATGGAGCCAGTTTTAAGTTTCCTCAGAAAGTTATGTTAAGCTtgcaccaaaggaaaaaaagtctggcATGAACTTGTCGCATAAGATTAGTACTATTATTCCCATTTGACAGAGAAGGGACCTGAAGTAAAAAGGCAATACTCCAGGCGAATATCACAGGTAAGtcaaacaggaagaaataatattCAATTCTTTCAACTCCCTGTTCAGTGCTTCATCCATTGGATCACattattaaatggaaaataagacCACTGCAAGGCCTTTCAAAATGATGGATGACAGAGATTAGCACTTTCATACATTAAAGTACTGTGTACAATCTGTATTGTCTTACTTCTGATTTTACAAAGCCCTACCTATCTCTATCCCATCCCATAAAAAATATGCTTATCAGTTAATACCTTCTCAGATTTTACTGCTTTTGGGCATGTGCCCCATAACCTTTATAACAGAGAACTGTGTATATTAAATTAAGTGCCTGTTCTGATAGGAGTTTAAAAGAATTAAGTCACACCACACATCTGTATGCAGATTACATACTTACATATACAAATAAGTATATACCTACACATTGTACCTAAGTGTATACATGTACACACAAGCAGACACTCCTACATacataaaaatgattatttacattatttcaaaGATCAGGCATTAAAGTATGTTCCCAAACAACAATTTATTGTAaaatttttttaacataaaggAAGCAAACTATGCACGAtccatatattttaaaacaaatttcagaatttgacaaaaaataacaaaaatgcaaCACATAATGAATTTGAATCAAAAATAAAGGGCTaaagaaaatttattaaaaaaaaaaatctatcaaatATCAGTTCCCTCTTTTTCAGCGCACCTCTGATTTTATTCATAAATACAAGAATACCAAGCTAGAATCAAATACAGTCAAGGATGCTGAcattagaggaaaaataattgaacCATATAATGAAGTCAGTGAAGTAATAAATcaaaagtattattaaaaataagaataccAATGATAACAGGATAAAAGTGTAAATATAACTACTTAAAAGCCTGAAAAGTAAAAGGTATGTTGAGTAACCTACTGTGTATTTGTTCTGGCAAGTGCATGTAATATTTCTGGCTATTACAGTAAGATTTTGGTGAACCTACTTACCTTTAAAAGCTGATATTTTATAATTATGCTGGATAGCAGCCACCATGTCCTTCCAGAAGTCATATTTTTTCTGACCATCGTGCTGTAATTGTCAAAGGAATCTAGTCACTATATCAAGTATCAGCCATTTCAAGCTTTCATACTAAAACAATGGGAGGAATgccattaataaataaaagtattttgaaaatggagTAGAGCAGTCGTAGACAGCAGGAGTCAGGACTCAGAACTCGACTTGGCTGTGAACTCTGAATAATGGCAGGCAGGTCTTCTCCCTGCTTTTGAATTACACATAATTATAAGTAGTCTAAAACCTTACAGCAAAGAGGGGCATTAGACAGAATAGCAACTTAATGAATGAGCTCTCCTGCTGACTGAAAAAATTAATGCTTAGAGCTGCAGATATTGTACTAAATTAGCAGGCTGACATTAACTACAGTCTGGCACTCATATCACCTTCCACCATTGCAACTCGTTATAACCTTCACTATAACCTAGTGGCAATGTTATTCTGCCAACAGCTCCACCCTAAACACCACATAAAATACTTAGGCAGAAaccaggctgagcagcactATGCTGCATTGTGCTTTATAGGTTGCCAAACCCCTGCTCTGgcagaaggagagggaaaaaaaatctgcaatgcGATCAGTCTCTCCCTTTTCCTAGAAAGCTGCCCAGGTGCAGAAGCACTTCTACTGACCTCAGCTGCCCTCCCAGTGTCTCattaagagagagaaacaaattctCAAACAGCTCAGAGTGCTCTGAGACTCAAACACTACAAACTTTAGAAACATTGAGTTAAACACAGGTGCAATTACGCAGCTAGGCACATGATAGGGTAGAGGATTAGTTACTGAGCCTGTAAGAGGTGCTCAGTTACAAAGCACAGGGCAGCAATAAAGCAGATGTCAGTTTCTACACCGTAGAAAGTATTTTTGTACTGTTGTTGCAGGCTTTGCACATCTAGTTTAGCTTAAGTTTTGATGCAACTGCTGACAGATTTTATGGCTTTGTTCTCTGTCCTAAACCTGCAAGCCCAGCTCTGCACTAATACCTGAATAATGACTTATTTTGTAAGTAGAAGGCATTTTCTAGAGAAGGATGTATTTAGAAACTGAAAGTGAGCTTAAAATGTCTAAAGATGTTTATTAAAGAGTTTATTTGTAGAAAACTGCTATTTCAGGCCTAATCTGCCACAGAGGcttcaagaagaaaagtttgCCCTTAATTTCACCTCCATCAAGTAGCACTAACAAGGCCTTTCATGCGTGACTGACAAGCACTATTGGTAGTCTGCTTATGATCCACCAGCTCTAGAGATTAAGAGCAGGAAAGATAGTGTTATTGcttcccccctccacccccaaGTCCATTCTTCTagcaagctgctgcagaaatacacaAAAAGGACTGGCAGAGAGAAAAGGTACCGTGTATGTCAGTTTAGTTAGCTGCTAACCAAGGTAATTATTCAAAACTGTGTTCATGAGATGTCAGGGAATGCCTGTCTAGTGGTGACAGCAGTAGCCTATAATACCACTAGCCCTCAGGCAGATTAAACTGCCAGCTCCACATGTACTCCACCTGGCTGACTCCTGCCTTGGTAtttgtttcattgtttcattTGCCTGCTTCTTCTAAAAATCAGTGCAACAAACTAACAGTTCCTCAAGAGTGTTGTTCTGAGGACAAGTGGATACTAGTTTACAAGTGGTATACTTCCATCAAAACCATTGGTTTTACAAGAGACCAGCATGACCCTAAAACTGCCCTACCGCAAATCCAGAGCTACAACACATACAAGAAAACTGACCAATGCCCCGAAAGGTGTGAGCTAACTGTGAGCACGCACGCCTATGCAGTGATTTCATTAGCTTAAGTATTAGACAAAGAAGTATTTTGCGTGGAGTTTCAATGCAAAGATGCAAAATGTTGAGAAGCTCCTCTCATTTGCCTGAAAACATACATAAATTCTGGCTGTGGACACATCAAATGCATATACATCCATAACAGAGTAGAGCAGCGCAGCATCCAACTCTTGTCTAAATCCATTTGAATTGGAACTTAGTTCTCTATCTATTTCCAATAGGAGACTCACCAGATCCTAGAATGTTGTCTGGAAATAGTAAGGAAAAGCAGCCTTTATTTATACAAGTTGCCAGAAGAGGAAATATAAGCCTCCACTTCCATTTAGGAGCATGAAGGAATTAAAATGTGATGATTTTGATACCATATGAAAATAGCCTAACAACCGCAGCATGTGTCCAGGGCACAAGTCTTGCAGAGGCCTACAACCTCCTGCCTTGCATCTTCATCATCTGGCTGATGGTAACATCTCATGAAATTGCTGTAGTCTCTGTATTGAAACTGAGCCAATTTGCAGTTAAATATTCAAGAAACTGATAAAGAGGATGCTTGACCCATTTTTGGCAGCTCTGTGGAAAAATAGAGCATGTGTTTCTCTTTGGATGAAGACAGCACTGATCCAGGGACAGTGCTGCAGCTTGTGAAGTAGAAACTGAACATGCAAGCATACTACATGTGTGCTGAGCCACATTTTAGCACCATCCACTTCCTCCCTCAACACCAAGTGACTTGTACCAAGTCTAAattaactgtaaaataaagcaacacAATACCGATGTGACATCTGAGAGAGGATTCCAGGCAGTGAATGGTCAGGGAATGAGATTAATCAGGCATGAAATTAAGACTCTTATGACGTACCTGTCCTCAGTGTTTACCAATAAGCTAGCTTTAGGTAAGTCTTCATGCAGCGTTTACACTTAAACAACCATCTGCTCAGCATGCTATTTTAGAGCTAAGCCTAAAACATCAAGTTAGTTGGTACTCAAAGGGATTGCAGATACCCATCTCACAGTTCTGAATTCCAGTCTGCAGAGAAAGTGCTGCATTATTTGCATAAGTGCTGCATTAAGTGCAGTATCTTCAGACAGTAGATTATACCCATACCTCATTGACACTAAGATATTTAACTCAATGAGAAAAGCCCTCTTCTACAGCTACCCTCAAGTTAAATTTTCAACTCTTCTTTGACTTAACTGAATCAAATGATATCAAACATCAAAGATAGGATCTAAGCCATACTATATACCtaagaagcactgaaaaaagtTGGAGCAATTCCATTTTCCACcttgaaatttaatttattccttagaggaagaaaaaaaactgggaaaCCACAGTATTCCATAGATTTATTTACATCTGTGTACACAGATCATCACACTTAGGACacaaaataagtttaaaaagaaaggctgGAATTAAGCTTTCCACTATTTTACATTTCCTGCAAACTAGTAAACCATGTTATTCCTTACATTTCATCCAAGTACCATCAAGTAcaattaaagatttttaagaacAATATTCTGCATATCACAGAATAAACTTATGAGAAAAGAACTCATTTATTCTTATCCTAGCTATTTGTGCCCTCTGGTGGAAGTACCTTTACTCTGACATCCCAAGTAGGTCACAAGTAACTTGGGAGACAGCTTTAATACACTGTTCAGTCTGGCATGAAAAATTCCAAACTAGAAAGAAGAGCTAAAGACCTTAACATCATTGAATGTGTTACTTGCATGCATTATAAAATGCATACAGCAAGtgaggcagggaaggagaaagataacggaacatttaatttcaagaaGTCAGGTTCTTACCTGATCTAAACTGTCCACAACCCTTGCACACAGCAGGGCTCCTGGTAGGTCAAAATAATTATCATACAAATAGTatttggctgaaaaaaaaaaaagaaaagaaaaaatctctactttttaaatacatattgtATGGTTTAATCACAAATAAAAGGTACACTTAAATAACATTATAAGCTGCAACTTGAATTTTACCGGTAACAAGCAATATCTGCTTCCCAACTTAATAactttttagcttttatttctaCTTGAGAATGGTTAGCTTACAGCAAAGCAGTAAGATTTacaggaaacattttaagattCTAAAAGTTACggtggaaaagaaggaagagaaaaatgagtctTTAGAGTCAAGGTAGCATTGCTCAACTCTTCAAAAATATCCATTTCCCCAGCAGTAAGAAATACAATGAGCCTGAGAAATTGTTTCAGAAACGTTTGACAGATattacatagaatcattaaggttggaaaagaccattaaggtcatctagtccaatcgtCAATTCATCAAACATGCAGGTAGGAGAGGG
The sequence above is drawn from the Numida meleagris isolate 19003 breed g44 Domestic line chromosome 3, NumMel1.0, whole genome shotgun sequence genome and encodes:
- the COL10A1 gene encoding collagen alpha-1(X) chain — its product is MHLQISLLLLFCLNIVHGSDGYFSERYQKQSSIKGPPHFLPFNVKSQGVQIRGEQGPPGPPGPIGPRGQPGPAGKPGFGSPGPQGPPGPPGPPGFSTVGKPGMPGLPGKPGERGLNGEKGEAGPVGLPGARGPQGPPGIPGPAGLSVPGKPGPQGPPGAQGPRGLPGEKGEPGIPGINGQKGEMGFGVPGRPGNRGLPGPQGPQGLPGPAGIGKPGENGLPGQPGMKGDRGLPGARGAAGIPGPQGPPGEPGEVGIGKPGPMGPPGPAGIPGAKGFPGPAGLPGSPGLPGFGKPGLPGMKGHRGPEGPPGFPGPKGDQGPAGVPGEPGPAGPPGNMGPQGLKGLPGENGLPGPKGDMGPAGPAGFPGAKGERGLPGLDGKPGHPGEQGLAGPKGHPGLPGQKGDTGHAGLPGLPGPIGPQGVKGVPGINGEPGPRGPSGIPGIRGPIGPPGMPGAPGAKGEPGAPGLPGPAGIATKGLRGPMGPPGPPGPKGNSGEPGLPGPPGPPGPPGQAIIPEGYVKGESRELSGMSFMKAGVNQALTGMPVSAFTAILSKAYPAATVPIKFDKILYNRQQHYDPRTGIFTCRIPGLYYFSYHVHAKGTNVWVALYKNGSPVMYTYDEYQKGYLDQASGSAVIDLMENDQVWLQLPNSESNGLYSSEYVHSSFSGFLFAQI